One window of the Crassaminicella thermophila genome contains the following:
- a CDS encoding gamma carbonic anhydrase family protein, with translation MIIEYQGKIPEIDNSCYVSNNATIIGQVRIKKNANIWYGAVIRGDENHVIIGECTNIQDNCTIHIAKDYPTIIGDYVTVGHGAIVHACTVGNYVLVGMGAILLNGAEIGDNVIIAAGSIVPPGKKIPSNVLVMGSPAKVVRELTEEDRIKLKDSAIHYVELANEHKNSKK, from the coding sequence ATGATTATAGAGTATCAAGGAAAAATACCAGAGATTGATAATAGTTGTTATGTATCTAATAACGCTACTATTATTGGGCAAGTAAGGATAAAAAAAAATGCAAATATATGGTATGGAGCGGTTATTAGAGGTGATGAAAATCATGTGATTATTGGAGAATGTACGAATATACAGGATAATTGTACTATTCATATTGCAAAAGATTATCCAACAATTATTGGAGATTATGTAACTGTAGGACATGGTGCAATTGTTCATGCATGTACAGTGGGTAATTATGTTCTTGTTGGAATGGGTGCAATTTTACTAAACGGTGCTGAAATAGGAGATAATGTAATTATTGCAGCAGGATCTATTGTACCACCAGGCAAAAAAATTCCATCTAATGTATTAGTTATGGGTTCTCCTGCAAAGGTAGTAAGAGAATTAACAGAAGAAGATAGAATAAAGCTAAAGGATTCGGCTATACATTATGTAGAATTAGCTAATGAACATAAAAATAGTAAAAAATAG
- the secD gene encoding protein translocase subunit SecD codes for MKIKNAIVLLLIIAIVATGAIAGINGFEIGNFKIRPIKQMLKLGLDLKGGVFVVLEAQTDATGEELDKIMNQTKEVIERRVNAMGLAEPNVMREGDKRIRIELPGVKNAQEAIDAVGKTAQLQFMNYKGEVILTGDQVKDAKVVFEKNRGNIPSVSLEFNSEGAKKFQIATREAASKPKGSSERIIAIVLDDEIISAPAVNNEIPNGRAVIQGNFTLEEASQLAALIRGGALPVNLIEVQTSVIGPTLGMDSLNKSIKAAAIGIALVFIFMLIYYRVPGFIASIALIIYILIVLWILIGFGAVLTLPGVAGMILSIGMAVDANVIIFERIKEEIRNGKSLRASVNSGFSKALTTILDSNVTTLIAGVVLYQFGSGPIKGFAVTLMIGVAASMFTAVIITKTLLKIFMNMNVFNNTKLYGA; via the coding sequence ATGAAGATAAAAAATGCAATTGTCTTATTATTAATTATTGCCATTGTTGCAACAGGAGCTATTGCAGGGATCAATGGTTTTGAAATAGGCAATTTTAAAATAAGACCAATCAAACAAATGTTAAAGCTTGGATTAGATTTAAAAGGTGGCGTGTTTGTAGTTTTAGAAGCACAAACAGATGCTACTGGAGAAGAACTGGACAAGATTATGAATCAAACAAAAGAAGTTATTGAAAGAAGAGTAAATGCTATGGGACTAGCAGAGCCTAATGTCATGAGAGAAGGAGATAAAAGGATAAGAATAGAGTTACCAGGTGTAAAGAATGCACAAGAAGCAATTGATGCTGTAGGAAAAACTGCACAATTGCAATTTATGAATTATAAAGGTGAGGTAATATTAACAGGTGATCAAGTAAAAGATGCTAAAGTAGTATTTGAAAAAAATAGAGGAAATATTCCTTCTGTTTCATTAGAGTTTAATAGTGAGGGAGCAAAAAAATTTCAAATAGCAACTAGAGAAGCTGCTTCTAAACCAAAAGGATCATCAGAAAGAATTATAGCAATTGTTTTAGATGATGAGATTATTTCTGCTCCAGCTGTTAATAATGAAATTCCTAATGGACGAGCTGTTATTCAAGGAAACTTCACATTAGAAGAGGCTTCGCAGCTAGCAGCATTAATTAGAGGAGGAGCTTTGCCAGTTAATTTAATAGAAGTTCAAACTTCTGTAATTGGTCCTACTCTTGGTATGGACTCACTAAACAAAAGTATAAAAGCTGCAGCAATAGGGATTGCTCTAGTATTTATTTTTATGCTTATTTATTATAGAGTACCAGGTTTTATTGCTAGTATTGCACTAATTATTTATATTCTTATTGTCTTATGGATATTAATAGGTTTTGGCGCTGTGCTTACTTTACCAGGAGTTGCAGGTATGATTCTATCTATAGGTATGGCGGTAGATGCAAATGTAATTATTTTTGAAAGAATAAAAGAAGAAATACGAAATGGAAAATCTCTTAGAGCATCTGTAAATTCTGGCTTTTCTAAAGCGTTGACAACAATACTTGATTCAAATGTGACAACATTAATAGCAGGTGTTGTTCTTTATCAATTTGGATCAGGACCTATAAAGGGGTTTGCTGTGACATTAATGATAGGTGTAGCAGCAAGTATGTTTACTGCTGTTATAATAACAAAAACCTTATTAAAAATATTTATGAATATGAACGTTTTTAACAATACAAAATTATATGGGGCATAG
- the secF gene encoding protein translocase subunit SecF, protein MKVIERKKLWFSLSIAIIVVGLIMGMIQGFNLGIDFTGGTMMQINLGKRVSVDEIRNIISKFDLKADILHVGEEKHEIIIKTKKDLNNNQRQEIFKVFKEKYNLKDEDLRQAEQFGPSIGKEIQKKALLSIAIAALGMLIYITFRFEFKFGVSAIITLLHDIFVVLAIYAIFRIPINSSFIAAMLTIVGYSINDTIVVFDRIRENIKFMKKKNYDDIVDASVNQTLTRSINTSLTTLITITALYILGVESIKEFALPLIAGTITGTYSSIFIASPIWTSWKNWEVRKGRYNAS, encoded by the coding sequence ATGAAGGTTATTGAAAGAAAGAAATTATGGTTTAGTCTTTCTATTGCCATTATTGTTGTTGGATTAATAATGGGAATGATTCAAGGCTTTAATTTAGGAATAGATTTTACTGGTGGAACAATGATGCAGATTAATTTAGGAAAAAGAGTATCAGTTGATGAGATACGAAATATTATATCAAAATTTGATTTGAAAGCAGATATTCTTCATGTAGGAGAAGAAAAACATGAAATTATAATAAAAACGAAAAAAGATTTAAATAATAATCAAAGACAAGAAATATTTAAAGTTTTTAAAGAAAAATATAATCTAAAAGATGAAGATTTAAGACAAGCAGAGCAATTTGGTCCATCTATTGGAAAAGAGATACAAAAAAAAGCATTATTATCAATTGCTATTGCTGCTTTAGGGATGCTTATATATATTACATTTAGATTTGAGTTTAAATTTGGTGTATCAGCTATTATAACATTATTACATGACATTTTTGTAGTACTTGCTATTTATGCTATATTTAGAATACCAATAAATAGCTCATTTATAGCTGCTATGTTAACAATTGTAGGATACTCAATAAATGATACTATTGTTGTTTTTGATAGGATAAGAGAAAATATTAAGTTTATGAAGAAGAAAAATTATGATGATATTGTAGATGCTAGTGTTAATCAAACATTAACAAGATCTATTAATACTTCTTTAACAACACTAATAACAATTACTGCACTATACATCTTGGGAGTAGAATCTATAAAAGAATTTGCATTACCTTTAATAGCAGGAACTATAACAGGAACATATTCTTCTATTTTTATTGCTAGTCCTATATGGACTTCATGGAAAAATTGGGAAGTTAGGAAAGGCAGATATAATGCTAGTTAA
- a CDS encoding adenine phosphoribosyltransferase produces MNLKDKIRIIPDFPEKGIRFKDITTLLKDGEAFRYTIDKLAEEIGNKEFDLIVGPESRGFIIGTPLAYATKKGFVPVRKPGKLPSETIKYEYELEYGSDALEMHKDAIKPGQKVIITDDLLATGGTLLSTVKLIEQLGGEVVGILCLIELTYLNGRELLKGYDVKSLIKYE; encoded by the coding sequence ATGAATTTAAAAGATAAAATAAGAATAATACCTGATTTTCCAGAGAAAGGAATCCGTTTTAAGGATATTACAACTCTTTTAAAAGATGGTGAGGCTTTTCGATATACGATTGATAAGTTGGCAGAAGAAATAGGAAATAAAGAATTTGATTTAATTGTAGGGCCAGAATCTAGAGGATTTATTATTGGAACACCTTTAGCATATGCTACTAAAAAAGGTTTTGTACCTGTTAGAAAACCTGGGAAATTGCCTTCAGAAACCATAAAATATGAATATGAATTAGAGTATGGTAGTGATGCTTTAGAAATGCATAAAGATGCCATAAAGCCTGGGCAAAAGGTGATTATTACAGATGATTTGCTTGCTACTGGTGGAACACTACTTTCTACAGTAAAATTAATAGAGCAATTAGGTGGAGAAGTTGTAGGAATATTATGTCTTATTGAATTAACTTATTTAAACGGTAGAGAATTGTTGAAAGGGTATGATGTAAAATCTCTTATTAAGTATGAATAG
- a CDS encoding RelA/SpoT family protein translates to MLEKLLAQIQQYNPNSDLSFIIKAYNFAEAAHEGQVRKSGEKYFVHPVEVAKILVELEMDDATIAAGLLHDVIEDTKYSYDEIKNEFGEEVAILVEGVTKLGRFSYETKEERQAESLRKMFLAMARDIRVIIIKLADRLHNMRTLKYMNEEKKKEKAEETLEIYAPIAHRLGISKIKWELEDLSLRYMDPEGYYDLVDKVAKKRREREEYINQVIKELRLALENVHIKGEINGRSKHFYSIYRKMVYRHKSFEEIFDLTAVRIIVDTVKDCYGVLGTVHTMWKPIPGRFKDYIAMPKPNMYQSLHTTVIGPHGEPLEIQIRTWDMHRIAEYGIAAHWKYKEGKTGKDDLDDKLRWLRQLLEWQRDMNDPKEFMENLKIDLFTNEVFVFTPKGDVIDLPAGSTPIDFAYKIHSAIGNSCIGAKVDGRIVPIDYKLKNGNIVEILTSKNSHGPSRDWLKFVKSTQAKNKIRQWFKKERKEENIEKGRDMLEKEIKRNGFEVHELAKPQWLNILVKKLRFNSIDDLYAAIGYGGILLNQVIPKLKQMNKESQKDEKVNKNLIITKNKQYKPKQIRKDKQGVKVKGIDNILVRFAKCCTPVPGDEIIGFITRGRGVTIHRSDCVNILKETDSIDRFIEVEWDEDRQKAYETEIQIISIDRKGLLSEVTSVLSDINLTVTAVNARTTKDKIAIVNLTIEITNVQQLDKLINKIKSMQGVMDVHRVTS, encoded by the coding sequence ATGTTAGAAAAGCTATTAGCACAAATTCAGCAATACAATCCAAATAGTGACTTAAGTTTTATTATCAAAGCGTATAATTTTGCTGAGGCTGCTCATGAAGGACAAGTAAGAAAATCTGGTGAGAAATATTTTGTTCATCCTGTTGAAGTTGCAAAAATATTAGTAGAACTTGAAATGGATGATGCAACGATTGCTGCTGGATTACTTCATGATGTTATTGAAGATACAAAATATAGTTATGATGAAATCAAAAATGAATTTGGTGAAGAAGTGGCTATATTAGTAGAAGGAGTAACAAAGCTTGGGAGATTTTCTTATGAAACAAAAGAAGAAAGACAGGCGGAAAGTCTTAGAAAAATGTTTCTTGCAATGGCAAGGGATATTAGGGTTATAATTATAAAACTAGCAGATCGACTGCATAATATGAGAACATTAAAATATATGAATGAAGAGAAGAAAAAAGAAAAAGCAGAAGAAACTCTTGAAATTTATGCACCAATAGCTCATAGACTAGGAATATCTAAAATAAAATGGGAATTAGAAGATCTATCCTTACGCTATATGGATCCGGAAGGGTACTATGATTTAGTAGATAAGGTAGCAAAAAAAAGACGCGAAAGGGAAGAGTACATTAATCAGGTTATTAAAGAGTTAAGATTGGCACTAGAAAATGTGCATATAAAAGGCGAAATTAATGGTAGATCGAAACATTTTTACAGCATTTATAGAAAAATGGTATATAGACATAAGTCTTTTGAAGAAATTTTTGATTTAACAGCTGTGAGGATTATTGTTGATACTGTAAAGGATTGTTATGGTGTATTAGGAACTGTTCATACTATGTGGAAACCGATTCCAGGAAGATTTAAAGATTATATTGCAATGCCAAAGCCAAATATGTATCAATCTCTTCATACTACTGTGATTGGACCTCATGGAGAACCTTTAGAAATTCAAATTAGAACATGGGACATGCATAGAATAGCAGAGTATGGAATCGCAGCTCATTGGAAGTACAAAGAAGGAAAAACAGGGAAAGATGACCTAGATGACAAATTAAGATGGCTTAGACAGTTACTAGAATGGCAAAGAGATATGAATGATCCTAAAGAATTTATGGAAAACTTGAAAATTGACTTGTTTACAAATGAGGTTTTTGTTTTTACTCCTAAAGGAGATGTAATTGATCTTCCAGCCGGATCAACACCGATTGATTTTGCTTATAAAATTCACTCTGCAATTGGAAATAGTTGTATTGGTGCAAAAGTTGATGGAAGAATTGTGCCGATAGATTATAAATTAAAGAATGGTAATATTGTAGAAATTTTAACATCAAAAAATAGTCATGGTCCTAGTAGAGATTGGCTAAAATTTGTAAAAAGTACCCAAGCAAAAAACAAGATACGTCAGTGGTTTAAAAAAGAAAGAAAAGAAGAAAATATTGAAAAAGGCAGAGACATGCTTGAAAAAGAAATTAAAAGAAATGGATTTGAAGTACATGAACTTGCTAAACCTCAATGGTTAAATATTTTAGTAAAAAAATTAAGGTTTAATAGTATAGATGATTTATATGCAGCAATAGGTTATGGCGGAATTTTATTAAATCAAGTAATTCCAAAACTAAAACAAATGAATAAAGAGTCACAAAAAGATGAAAAAGTAAATAAAAATCTAATAATTACTAAGAACAAACAATATAAACCAAAGCAAATAAGAAAAGACAAACAGGGTGTAAAAGTAAAAGGTATAGATAATATACTTGTGCGATTTGCAAAATGCTGTACACCAGTTCCAGGAGATGAAATTATAGGATTTATTACAAGAGGGCGAGGAGTTACAATCCATAGGTCAGATTGCGTAAATATATTAAAAGAAACTGATTCTATAGATAGGTTTATAGAAGTAGAATGGGATGAAGATAGACAAAAAGCATATGAGACTGAAATTCAAATTATATCTATTGATAGAAAAGGATTATTATCAGAAGTTACAAGTGTTTTATCTGATATAAATTTAACGGTAACAGCAGTGAATGCTAGAACTACTAAGGATAAAATTGCAATTGTTAATTTGACGATAGAAATTACAAATGTACAACAATTAGACAAATTGATAAACAAAATAAAATCAATGCAAGGAGTCATGGATGTGCATAGGGTAACGTCTTAG
- the dtd gene encoding D-aminoacyl-tRNA deacylase: protein MRAVIQRVKNASVSVDNNITGKINKGLLVLLGVEEEDGEKDLNYLAEKIVNLRIFEDENDKMNLSLLDIGGEMLVVSQFTLLGDCRKGRRPNFMNAAKPEKANDLYVKFVQKCKIYGIKVETGVFQAHMEVNLCNDGPVTILIDSKKIF from the coding sequence ATGAGAGCAGTTATACAAAGAGTGAAGAATGCAAGTGTTAGTGTAGATAACAATATTACTGGTAAGATAAATAAAGGTCTTTTAGTATTATTAGGAGTAGAAGAGGAAGATGGAGAAAAAGATCTGAATTATCTAGCTGAAAAAATTGTAAACTTAAGAATATTTGAAGATGAAAATGATAAGATGAATCTTTCTCTTTTAGATATAGGTGGGGAAATGCTCGTAGTTTCACAGTTTACTTTATTAGGGGACTGTCGTAAAGGAAGAAGGCCTAACTTTATGAATGCAGCTAAACCAGAAAAGGCAAATGATCTTTATGTAAAATTTGTTCAAAAGTGCAAAATATATGGAATAAAAGTAGAAACAGGTGTATTCCAAGCTCATATGGAAGTAAATTTATGTAATGATGGACCAGTTACAATACTAATTGATAGTAAAAAAATTTTTTAG
- a CDS encoding MBL fold metallo-hydrolase, translated as MILERIPAGIYAVNCFVLACKDTKKACVIDPGGDAEEILNYIKKNDLDLAFILLTHAHGDHIGGIPKIKEKIDIPVLVHEDDGYMLSDGNKNLSNLMSGPNVEIVADRLLKDGESIELGNLKLQIIHTPGHTRGSICIKVDNILFTGDTLFANSIGRTDLEGGSFEKIIDSIKRKLLVMDDNIKVLPGHGPMSTIGIERLNNPFINK; from the coding sequence ATGATTCTAGAAAGAATTCCTGCTGGGATTTATGCTGTTAATTGTTTTGTTTTAGCTTGTAAAGATACAAAAAAAGCTTGTGTTATTGATCCAGGTGGAGATGCTGAAGAAATATTAAATTATATTAAAAAAAATGATTTGGATTTAGCTTTTATTTTACTTACTCATGCTCATGGAGACCATATTGGTGGAATACCAAAGATAAAGGAAAAGATAGATATTCCTGTTTTGGTTCATGAAGATGATGGATATATGCTTAGTGATGGAAATAAAAATTTGTCAAATTTAATGAGTGGTCCAAATGTGGAGATAGTTGCTGATAGATTGCTCAAAGATGGAGAAAGTATTGAACTTGGGAATTTAAAACTTCAAATTATCCATACTCCAGGGCATACTAGAGGAAGTATTTGTATAAAGGTTGATAATATTTTGTTTACAGGGGATACATTATTTGCAAATTCAATTGGAAGAACAGATTTAGAAGGCGGTTCGTTTGAAAAAATAATTGATTCTATTAAGAGAAAATTACTTGTGATGGATGATAATATAAAAGTATTGCCAGGACATGGACCTATGTCAACGATAGGAATAGAGAGATTGAATAATCCATTTATAAATAAGTGA
- a CDS encoding helix-turn-helix domain-containing protein, with protein MKKKIGNYIMRKNIARLTEINFHDFVHMVQAGLCDEEIAEELGVHKSYIEKLKNEMQKDF; from the coding sequence ATGAAAAAAAAAATAGGGAATTATATAATGAGAAAAAATATTGCTAGATTAACGGAAATTAATTTTCATGATTTTGTTCATATGGTTCAAGCAGGACTTTGTGATGAAGAAATAGCTGAAGAATTAGGTGTTCATAAGAGTTATATTGAGAAGTTAAAAAATGAAATGCAGAAGGATTTTTAA
- the hemZ gene encoding coproporphyrinogen dehydrogenase HemZ, with protein sequence MINILLKGHDFRYEVGELIKVFVGSEKIKFIDSEALVDDQSFLLVNSFNREYNNFSVSTKIIKNNKMIIEKSINCKIETDNELKIRKLIKRNIKLCIYDVLSDFYNTSPPWGILTGIRPTKIAYELMEQELDINQIKKILKDYYRISEEKIDLVTKIVQIEKPIISKNNVDTVSIYISIPFCPTRCLYCSFPSNPLDKGKNRIEEYLKALIYEIKETGKILKQFNKNVETLYIGGGTPTALNDLELDILLKKIKEYIDLRWVKEITVEAGRPDTITKKKLMVLKKHGVNRISINPQTMNQKTLSIIGRSHEPEDIVSAYELARQIGFDTINMDIIIGLPGENCKMVEETMKKIQSLNPENLTIHTLAIKKTSQLREYIKDYALVKEDEVKKMLEITDRYAKKMGLIPYYMYRQKYMLGNLENIGYAKPGHVCIYNVQIIEEKQSIIALGAGAVSKIYYPLENRLERVPNVTNLEQYISRVEEMVDRKKKEIVNIYI encoded by the coding sequence ATGATAAATATTTTATTAAAAGGACATGATTTTAGATATGAAGTTGGAGAATTAATAAAAGTTTTTGTTGGATCTGAAAAGATTAAATTTATTGACAGTGAAGCTTTGGTAGATGACCAAAGCTTTTTGTTAGTAAACAGTTTTAATAGAGAATATAATAATTTTTCAGTTAGTACAAAAATTATTAAGAATAATAAAATGATTATAGAAAAAAGTATAAATTGTAAAATAGAAACGGATAATGAATTGAAAATACGCAAATTAATCAAGCGAAATATTAAGCTTTGTATTTATGACGTACTTAGTGATTTTTATAATACTTCGCCTCCTTGGGGAATTCTTACTGGTATAAGACCAACAAAAATTGCTTATGAGTTAATGGAACAGGAATTAGATATAAATCAGATTAAGAAAATATTGAAGGACTATTATAGGATAAGTGAAGAAAAGATAGATTTAGTTACGAAAATAGTACAAATAGAGAAGCCTATTATATCAAAAAATAATGTAGATACAGTTAGTATATATATTAGTATTCCATTTTGTCCAACGAGATGTTTATATTGTTCTTTTCCATCTAATCCATTAGATAAAGGAAAAAACCGTATAGAAGAGTACCTAAAAGCTTTAATTTATGAAATAAAAGAAACTGGAAAAATATTAAAACAGTTTAATAAAAATGTAGAAACTTTATATATTGGAGGTGGTACTCCAACTGCATTGAATGATTTAGAATTAGATATTTTGTTAAAAAAAATTAAAGAATATATTGATTTAAGATGGGTAAAAGAAATAACTGTTGAAGCAGGTAGGCCAGATACAATTACAAAGAAAAAATTGATGGTTTTAAAGAAACATGGTGTAAATAGGATCAGCATTAACCCTCAAACAATGAATCAAAAAACATTAAGTATTATTGGAAGATCGCATGAACCTGAAGATATTGTTAGTGCTTATGAATTAGCAAGACAGATTGGTTTTGATACTATAAACATGGATATTATTATAGGATTGCCTGGTGAAAATTGTAAAATGGTAGAAGAAACTATGAAAAAAATTCAAAGTTTAAATCCAGAAAATCTTACTATACATACTTTAGCAATAAAGAAAACCTCACAGCTAAGAGAGTATATAAAGGATTATGCTTTAGTGAAAGAAGATGAAGTAAAGAAAATGTTAGAGATTACAGATAGATATGCAAAAAAGATGGGACTTATACCATATTATATGTATAGACAGAAATATATGCTTGGAAATCTTGAAAATATTGGATATGCTAAGCCAGGACATGTCTGTATATATAATGTTCAAATTATTGAAGAAAAACAAAGTATTATTGCCTTAGGTGCAGGTGCAGTATCTAAAATATATTATCCATTAGAAAATCGATTAGAAAGAGTACCAAATGTAACAAATTTAGAACAATATATTTCTAGAGTAGAAGAAATGGTGGATAGAAAAAAGAAGGAAATAGTTAATATTTATATATGA
- the hisS gene encoding histidine--tRNA ligase, which translates to MLTKAPRGTKDVLPSEVYKWHYVEKIFRSVCDKFGYREIRTPIFEHTELFKRGVGETTDIVQKEMYSFEDNGGRNITLKPEGTAPVVRSFIENKLYADAQPTKLYYITPCFRYERPQAGRLRAFHQFGVEVFGTTNPSVDAEVIGIAMAFYKELGISNLELRINSIGCTECRSKYNQILKTYLKEKLPKLCKTCNNRYERNPMRIIDCKVESCKEQLKDVPLMIDYICDECKEDFEKLKENLSLMDIEYIIDPNIVRGLDYYTKTAFEIVSNEIGAQGTVCGGGRYDGLVEELGGPKTPGIGFGMGIERLLLTLKNNQIEIPKPEGLDIFIATIGERGAKEAIKLLHKLRLEGISADKDHLERSLKAQFKYANKLDASYTIVIGDDELDKDIVTLKNMKSGEQIEINLSNIIAELKSRL; encoded by the coding sequence ATGCTAACTAAAGCACCAAGAGGAACAAAGGATGTTTTACCATCAGAGGTATATAAATGGCATTATGTAGAAAAAATATTTAGAAGCGTTTGTGACAAATTTGGATATAGAGAAATAAGAACACCAATTTTTGAGCATACAGAATTATTTAAGCGTGGAGTGGGTGAAACTACTGATATTGTTCAAAAGGAAATGTATTCGTTTGAAGATAATGGAGGAAGAAATATTACATTAAAGCCTGAAGGAACTGCTCCAGTAGTAAGATCTTTTATTGAAAATAAACTATATGCAGATGCACAACCAACAAAACTTTACTACATAACACCATGCTTTAGGTATGAAAGACCACAAGCAGGAAGATTGCGAGCATTTCATCAATTTGGTGTTGAAGTTTTTGGAACAACAAATCCTTCTGTTGATGCAGAAGTAATCGGTATAGCTATGGCTTTTTATAAAGAACTTGGAATATCAAATTTGGAACTTAGAATTAATAGTATTGGATGTACTGAATGTAGATCAAAGTATAATCAAATATTAAAAACATACTTAAAAGAGAAGCTACCAAAGCTTTGTAAAACTTGTAATAATCGATATGAACGAAATCCAATGCGCATTATTGACTGTAAGGTAGAAAGTTGTAAAGAACAACTTAAGGATGTACCGTTGATGATTGATTATATATGTGATGAGTGTAAAGAAGATTTTGAAAAATTAAAGGAAAACTTATCGCTTATGGACATAGAGTACATTATAGATCCTAATATAGTAAGAGGACTTGATTATTATACAAAAACAGCCTTTGAGATTGTTTCAAATGAAATAGGAGCACAAGGAACAGTATGCGGAGGCGGTAGATATGATGGATTAGTAGAAGAATTAGGTGGACCTAAAACACCTGGAATAGGTTTTGGAATGGGAATAGAGAGACTTTTATTGACATTAAAAAATAATCAAATAGAAATTCCAAAACCAGAAGGGCTGGATATATTTATAGCAACTATTGGAGAAAGAGGTGCAAAAGAAGCAATAAAATTGCTACATAAGTTAAGATTAGAAGGAATTTCTGCAGACAAAGATCATTTAGAAAGAAGTTTGAAAGCTCAATTTAAATATGCAAATAAATTAGATGCATCCTATACAATTGTAATTGGGGATGACGAATTAGATAAGGACATAGTAACGCTAAAAAATATGAAATCAGGTGAACAAATAGAAATTAATCTTAGCAACATAATAGCAGAACTAAAAAGTAGACTATAA